Genomic segment of Ciona intestinalis unplaced genomic scaffold, KH HT000178.2, whole genome shotgun sequence:
CGTAATgtattttcaatgtttgtCTGTCATCCGGTGAGacttttgaatgttttttttaccatattgGCCGATAAAaggttatttacattatgcctggtagcagaagtaacagataatttagttttattatgtattaacATTAAGCCAATTGGGAAGAATTAGTAATTCtagaataattaaacaatgctctttgtttCACCCCAGGAATCAGCAGGGAGTTCGAGATCCGCGTACCATGGGGGATAATTGCTGGAAAAACATTTGGAGATCCTGCCAACCCCCCAGTGTTGTGTTACCATGGGTGGGTGGAGAACTGCAACACATTCGATCAACTTATTCAACTTTTACCTCAAGGTAATAACTATCAAGATTACCtgttttttaaggttttaaatgaatgaatgaatgaaatttatttcgtttcttcggtcacgataacgaaaaacaagagagtttacaaaagcgaaaagacgggtagtaacggtaaaacaacagttgttaaaacacgcttattgataaaaaagaaataatgtctTGGATAAAAGgtgtgaccgttacaccctacagacgattttttagttttccacATATAGTTTTTAAGGTTCATCTTTTAGGGTTTCCATTTGAAGTTGTTCCTGCTTACACTTATTCATTATAtaagattttataaacttGTGATGCCAAGCTGCAGTTGGTTAGCACACCTTTTTACAGGTTGGAGCCTCGAACTATGTAATAAGTTTGCTGAAACTCCAAAAccaaaacaatgttattatttGCAGAGAGATGCTACGTGGCCATAGACATGCCAGGGAACGGGTTGTCCTCAGGTTTCCCACAAGGAACTTATAACACTTTGTTTGATCAGGTTGCTATCATTGAAAGAGTAGTACGACGTATGTAATGATTTATGCATAATATCTgactatttattttaatgcagcTAGCTTgatgtattatttatattaagttgaatataaaacacctAGAGAACTGTTGTCATTTTTAATAACTATTGAATTAATGATCTTTAAtcaacgaggtgtatgaaacaaacatctgtgatataacgactgtcgttgcccgccatgcgaggataaataagttacatacgtggtaacttgtaagcgggcacgaggtgtatgaaacaaatcacttgtgttataacaactgtcgttgccccgccatgtgaggataaataagttacatgcgtggtaacttgtaagcataagtttttaaaagtgaaaatatataagcaaattaaagataaagttttattgattGTCTTTAGATCGCTCACTTTAACTTTTTCAGATTTCAAATGGAAAGTTGTGACACTTATGGGACACAGCATGGGTAAGTCATTATGTCTTGTAGTTCAGCAGTTCCTAATCTGGGGTCAGAACAGCGGTTTTGGAGGGTTCCCAATTTGCCATatgttatacttttttttcattggtgtggtttttacatttttcctGTTgcattctttgatttttatcGGGCCACGAATTACCAGAATAATTGCAAAGGGTCCACTTGGCAAATTTCAGAAAACTTGGGAACCACtgctgtaattttttttaaagtcttCAATATTTCTCTTTATTTTCAGGTGGTAATGTTCTTGGAATGGTGAGTccaatatttaatatagatttttgcaaatttcttatttttagtATGCAGCCTATAACCCCATATATATCAAACATTGTAttcatttttaacttaaatgattcagtttaaaaaactaaaaccatcttcacTGATgtctgaaattaaaaaataaacttccaTTTTTGTACATAGGCTGTCAACATgctgttatttttgtattaaaactcataaaaacgtaatttttaaacatccTTCTGACCACAATAACCCAAATTAATTTAACCTAGCAAAAGAGACgagattgttttaaagtttttttataccaaccttgtgtcatatatatttatttatacatttatgcGCTTGAATCCCCTCcgaaaaaatttttgttaaaaaaaaaaattaaaaaaaaaactctcaaaaaatgtttttctgcTGTCGGTAAACCAAAGTTTTTATACGAACCTTGtgtcatatatatttatatttatggcTTTAATCCCCTCCCATGTCCAGTACAGTGGAACGTTTCCTGATAAAGTTGACAAACTGATTCTTATTGACACGCTTGGAGTTCACCCAGTGCCAGCAGTAAGTCATTTCGTAATTTTAAACTCtctattaaaacaacaacaaaataatcacccacaaagtgtTAACTTTGTAACGGACACGTAAGTGTTAACTTGTAaccaggcacgaggtgtataaaaccgaACATTCTTGTTAAAActactgtagttgccccgccatgcaaggataaatgggttacatacatggtaactggtaagcgggcatgaggtgtatgaaacagaacacctgtgttataacgactgtcattgcctgccatgcaaagataaataggttacatttgtggtaactggtaagcgggcatgagttgtatgaaacagaacacacgtgttataacgactgtcgttgccggccatgcaaggataaataagttacaatcattcatcACAAAATATGTGGTTTAGCAGAAAACAAAACCATACCATTCATAAAAAACTCCCAGGTTACAGCTCCCCGTTTGATGGGTGAATCAATCAAGGCAAATTATTCAGTTGAATATCCTCAAGCAAGGAAAAGATATCCATATGATGTAGCTAAGTCTAAACTTCTTGATGGGAATATTGCATTGGATGGTGAAGCTGCAGATATTCTGCTTGAGAGAGGTTTAGTGGAAAATCCTGATggtgaatatttaaaatatgcattATGTTGGTGGTGATACTTTGTTTTGATACCCTAGTCTTACACTTTAaaccagattttaccctgttgttaagtgtctatacaaacgagtagagccaaagtatattgtattcaccacattaatcaatgaggttccctatgtttgacaactatgagtgtaactgtattttaacaatgccaCCCCAGactttaccctgctgttaggtgtctatacaaacaagtagagcca
This window contains:
- the LOC100186295 gene encoding serine hydrolase-like protein translates to MEERSQYVGTSKRGISREFEIRVPWGIIAGKTFGDPANPPVLCYHGWVENCNTFDQLIQLLPQERCYVAIDMPGNGLSSGFPQGTYNTLFDQVAIIERVVRHFKWKVVTLMGHSMGGNVLGMYSGTFPDKVDKLILIDTLGVHPVPAVTAPRLMGESIKANYSVEYPQARKRYPYDVAKSKLLDGNIALDGEAADILLERGLVENPDGTFTFTHDIRDTFPHIVTTSPEVCQQFVTKITAATQHIIASDGNFSSLSGHRKEVTEKLMDCFTSCKYHESVYVEGKHYVHLTHPELLVQPISSFLQRNISSNL